A part of Tessaracoccus timonensis genomic DNA contains:
- the rplJ gene encoding 50S ribosomal protein L10: MARPDKVAKVQELVARFNDSDAVVLTEYRGLTVKELQDLRRSFGGDATYAVAKNTLTKIAAKEAGIEGIEDTLNGPTALAFITGDVASVTKGLKNFAKENPSLAIKGGVMDGKFLDAKAVLKLADLESREVLLGKLAGGLKANLSKAAYAFAAPASKLARVVGALESKAKDNPELIGGAGEKPAAEATETPAAEAATEAADAAE, translated from the coding sequence ATGGCAAGGCCGGACAAGGTTGCCAAGGTGCAGGAGCTCGTTGCTCGCTTCAACGACTCCGATGCCGTTGTGCTGACCGAGTACCGCGGCCTCACCGTGAAGGAGCTGCAGGACCTGCGCCGCTCCTTTGGTGGGGACGCCACCTATGCCGTTGCGAAGAACACCCTGACGAAGATCGCAGCCAAGGAAGCTGGCATTGAAGGCATCGAGGACACCCTCAATGGCCCCACCGCCCTCGCTTTCATCACTGGCGACGTCGCTTCTGTCACCAAGGGCCTCAAGAACTTCGCAAAGGAAAATCCGTCTCTGGCCATCAAGGGCGGCGTCATGGACGGCAAGTTCCTCGACGCCAAGGCTGTGCTCAAGCTGGCAGACCTCGAATCCCGCGAGGTGCTGCTCGGCAAGCTGGCGGGTGGTCTCAAGGCCAACCTGTCCAAGGCTGCGTACGCCTTCGCCGCTCCCGCATCCAAGCTCGCCCGCGTTGTGGGTGCGCTGGAGTCGAAGGCGAAGGACAACCCTGAACTCATCGGCGGCGCCGGCGAAAAGCCTGCCGCTGAGGCCACTGAGACCCCCGCCGCGGAAGCGGCAACCGAAGCAGCAGACGCTGCGGAATGA
- a CDS encoding ABC transporter substrate-binding protein, with product MRKFIIAGMCAVLALTACSGGDATDAQSKGAEASSGADRTYDVSGVKKVDEIAALLPQSVKDKGKLTIGASVDYAPAEFLADDLQTAIGYDVDLGKAIGKVLGLESTVTNAEFAGLLPGIGTKYDIGISAFTITEERTANYTMIAYVEVGSAFAVKKGNPTGFDPKDLCGTSIAVQNGTWQHEDLEAKSKECQDSGKEAINALIYGVHSDAATNVVGGKADAFYADSTVAQYAATLTNDQLELIGDIVDSEPQGIVVAQDDAELTEAVCQAVQHLMDDGTWMKIMESWGTEDAAFTTATVYPKQ from the coding sequence ATGCGAAAGTTCATCATTGCGGGCATGTGCGCCGTGCTAGCCCTGACCGCTTGCTCAGGTGGCGACGCCACCGATGCCCAATCGAAGGGCGCGGAGGCATCGTCGGGCGCGGACCGCACGTACGACGTCTCCGGCGTCAAGAAGGTGGACGAGATCGCAGCCCTGCTCCCCCAATCAGTGAAAGACAAGGGCAAGCTCACCATCGGTGCGTCCGTGGACTACGCACCCGCTGAGTTCCTCGCCGATGACCTCCAAACCGCAATCGGCTACGACGTCGACCTCGGCAAAGCCATCGGCAAGGTGCTGGGCTTGGAATCGACGGTCACCAACGCCGAGTTCGCGGGTCTGCTGCCCGGCATTGGCACGAAGTACGACATCGGGATCTCCGCGTTCACCATCACCGAGGAGCGCACCGCGAACTACACCATGATCGCCTACGTAGAGGTGGGTTCGGCCTTCGCAGTGAAGAAGGGCAACCCCACTGGTTTCGACCCGAAGGATCTGTGCGGCACCTCGATCGCCGTGCAGAACGGCACGTGGCAGCACGAGGACCTCGAGGCCAAAAGCAAGGAATGCCAGGACTCCGGCAAGGAAGCCATCAATGCACTGATTTACGGCGTGCACTCCGACGCGGCCACCAACGTGGTCGGCGGCAAGGCCGATGCCTTCTACGCAGACTCCACCGTCGCACAGTACGCCGCGACGCTCACCAATGACCAGCTCGAGCTCATCGGCGACATCGTCGACTCTGAGCCGCAGGGCATCGTGGTGGCTCAAGACGACGCCGAACTCACCGAAGCCGTGTGCCAAGCCGTGCAGCACCTCATGGACGATGGCACCTGGATGAAGATCATGGAGTCGTGGGGCACGGAAGACGCCGCATTCACCACGGCCACCGTCTACCCGAAGCAGTGA
- a CDS encoding amino acid ABC transporter permease, translated as MLSGVMWTLVLTVAAMVVGVILAVTTAIMRMSSNPVLRGVAYAYIWFFRGTPVYTQLIFWGLFAVLYPTLFGIDTQQLMDSFVVRGFLPALLGLGLNEGAYLSEIVRSGLNSIDKGQWEASTALGMRRSMTLRRIIIPQAMRVIVPPTGNETISMLKTTSLVTAVPFTLDLTFASQAIGNQTFLPVPLLIVAASWYLLITSLLMVVQARIETHFGKGFDPRKPGRVGKRQQSVLASGTAKDDPFLEVTP; from the coding sequence GTGCTGAGCGGCGTGATGTGGACGCTGGTGCTCACCGTCGCGGCGATGGTGGTGGGCGTCATCCTCGCTGTCACCACGGCCATCATGCGGATGAGCAGTAATCCCGTATTGCGGGGCGTCGCCTACGCCTACATCTGGTTCTTTCGCGGCACGCCCGTCTACACCCAGCTGATCTTCTGGGGACTGTTCGCGGTGCTCTACCCCACGCTCTTCGGCATCGACACGCAGCAGCTCATGGATTCCTTCGTCGTGCGCGGATTCCTGCCCGCGTTGCTCGGCTTGGGGCTCAACGAAGGCGCGTACCTGTCTGAGATCGTGCGCTCGGGCCTGAACTCGATCGATAAGGGGCAATGGGAGGCGTCGACGGCGCTCGGGATGCGACGGTCGATGACCCTTCGTCGGATCATCATCCCCCAGGCGATGCGCGTCATCGTGCCGCCGACGGGCAACGAGACGATCTCAATGCTGAAGACGACGTCGCTGGTGACCGCAGTGCCGTTCACCCTGGACCTCACGTTCGCATCGCAGGCCATCGGCAACCAGACCTTCCTGCCGGTTCCCCTACTCATCGTGGCAGCAAGCTGGTACCTGCTCATCACCTCGCTACTGATGGTGGTGCAGGCACGCATCGAAACGCACTTCGGCAAGGGCTTCGACCCGAGAAAGCCCGGACGCGTCGGGAAACGCCAGCAGTCAGTGTTGGCCTCCGGCACAGCGAAGGACGACCCATTCCTGGAGGTGACCCCATGA
- a CDS encoding amino acid ABC transporter ATP-binding protein, whose amino-acid sequence MIEARGVHKFFGDLHVLRGVDLTVERGEVCVLLGPSGSGKSTLLRCVNELEQISAGRIRVDGELMGMKEVVSRGRNVLHRRSDKDIARQRAKIGMVFQRFNLFPHMTALHNVMEAPVQVLGLSKAEARDRAEKELRRVGLGERVDHYPGQLSGGQQQRVAIARALAMDPQLMLFDEPTSALDPELVGEVLGVMQELAASGMTMVVVTHEIGFAREVADQVVFMDDGEIVECGAARQVIDTPQQQRTKDFFAKVL is encoded by the coding sequence ATGATCGAAGCCCGCGGGGTGCACAAGTTCTTCGGCGACCTTCACGTGCTGCGCGGAGTCGACCTGACCGTCGAGCGTGGCGAAGTCTGCGTGCTGCTCGGCCCATCGGGCTCCGGAAAGTCGACGCTGCTGCGCTGCGTCAACGAGCTCGAACAAATCTCGGCCGGACGCATTCGCGTCGACGGTGAGCTCATGGGCATGAAGGAGGTCGTCAGTCGAGGCAGGAACGTGCTGCATCGTCGTTCGGACAAGGACATCGCCCGCCAACGCGCCAAGATCGGCATGGTCTTCCAGCGCTTCAATCTGTTTCCGCACATGACCGCCCTGCACAACGTGATGGAGGCGCCCGTGCAGGTGCTCGGGCTCTCCAAAGCCGAGGCGCGGGACCGCGCAGAGAAAGAGCTCAGACGAGTCGGTCTAGGCGAGCGCGTGGACCATTACCCCGGTCAGCTCTCCGGCGGCCAGCAGCAGCGCGTCGCGATTGCCCGCGCGCTGGCCATGGACCCGCAGCTGATGCTCTTCGACGAGCCCACCTCCGCGCTCGACCCGGAGCTTGTGGGCGAGGTGCTCGGCGTGATGCAGGAACTCGCCGCGTCGGGCATGACGATGGTGGTGGTCACCCACGAGATCGGGTTCGCCCGCGAGGTAGCCGACCAGGTGGTGTTCATGGACGACGGCGAGATCGTCGAGTGTGGCGCCGCGCGGCAGGTGATCGATACTCCGCAGCAGCAGCGGACGAAGGATTTTTTCGCGAAGGTGCTCTGA